The Reichenbachiella carrageenanivorans region AATATTCTTTTTTCATCTCGGCATCCTGATACTGGTTAAACTCTTCGAAGGTCATGGTAGACCGTGGTCGATAATTGAGTGCACCCACACGTTCGTAGATTGTATAGTTCATCCCAGTATCTATTTCTAGATCTAGCTGCATAGAAGCAGGGTCTTCTAGGAGCAAAGGGGAGGGACTTTGTGTGTTTGAAAAAGGGTCGCCAAATCGATCTTGCTGATTGAAGGTCGGGCGGTAAGATGGCTCGTACTTGGGGTTAGAGACGGTATCGGCTTTGACTGTGTCTGCGGGCACTTGCTGGAAATGAATAGACGCAAAAACGTCTAGCATTCCCGTAAGGAGAATGAGAAGAAAGGTAGATGTTATGTGGAATTTGATGGTGGTCAAACTCTGTATTTACTTAATTAAGCCCTTTTAAGGGCCAGTTTGATTAGTTCCTCTAGACTCACTTGCTCCGCGGTTTCTTTCATAATTTTGTCAATTGTTTTTTCTGCTGCTGCTTTATTTATGCCCAAAGTGGTGAGCGCCGATAACGCTTCAGACTTTAGGGTATTGCCCATCGATAGGGAGATCATTGGCTGATGTCCTTCGAGTTCTTCTTTGCTCATTTTATCTTTCAATTCGAGAATGATTCTTTGAGCTGTTTTCTGACCGATGCCTTTTACCCCAGAGATGGTTTTCACATCGCTATTTACAATGGCCGAATGTATCTCCTCGGGAGATAGCGACGACAAGATCATTAATCCTGTGGAAGGACCGACTCCTGATATAGAAATCAGCTGTAAAAATCGCTTGCGCTCAGAGGCTTCAAAAAACCCATACAAAGTGTGTGCATCTTCTTTTACATGTAGATGCGTGTGAATTTTGCATTGATTCAACGCCTTGACTTGCGAATAGGTATTGAGGGTGATTTTTACATGGTAGCCAATCCCACCTACGTCCACGAGGACATAGGTAGGATCTTTTTCAACCAATTTTCCTTCCAGATATGCTATCATTTATTCTTCTTATTCTCGGTGGCTTGTGCATCTACTACTGCGATGGCGGCCATATTATAAATCTCCCTTACAGAGCTGCCAGCTTGTAACACATGTACTGGTTTCTTCATGCCCATGAGGATTGGTCCTATGGCTTCGCTAGCTCCTATTTCCATGAGCAGTTTATAAGCAATATTTCCAGACGACAAATTAGGGAAAATAAGCGTGTTTACCTGATGTCCTGCCAAATCGCTAAACGGATAAGTTTCCTGTAGCATTTTCTTATTCATGGCCAGATTGGCTTGAATGTCTCCGTCTATGATCATCTCTGGCCACTTTTCTTTAGCGATCTGTACGGCTTGGGCTGTTTTAGTTGGCACATCTCCTTTGGCAGATCCAAAATTAGAATAGGATAGCATGGCCATTTTAGGGTCAAACCCAAAGAACTTCACGGCTCTATGTGTTAGTTCGATGATATTGACTAGCGCATCCACGTCAGGGTTTACATTCACTGTCGTGTCAGCAAGGAAGAAAGTGCCTTTCTTATTTCGAATGATATACATACCCGCGACGCGAGTCAGGCCATCTTCTACCCCAATGATTTGTAGTGCTGGTCTGATCGTTCTTGGGTAGTCCGTATTCAGGCCAGAGATAAGCGCATCGGCTTCGCCCATTTCTACCATCATGGCGCCATAGTAGTTGCTGTCTAGCATCTGATGACGACCATCTTGTAGGGTCATGCCTTTTCTTTTTCTTTTTTCAAAGAAATGAGTGGCATAGGTTTCTAGTTTTTCATTTTGTTTGAATGGGTCTATGATTTCACAGTTGAAGTCTAGATCCAGTTCTTCTTTTAGGCGATTGATTTTTTTCTCGTTGCCCAAAAGGATAGGTATACCCACTTTGTCGTCAGAGAAAAGTTGTGCTGCTTTTAGAATTTTTTCTTCTGCGGCTTCTGCAAATACGACTCGTTTTGGGTTTTTCTTGGCTGCAGAAATAATTCTGGATATAATTCTCTTTTCTGCACCTACCCGCTCTTCGAGTTCCATTTTGTATTCGTCCCAGTCATCGATGCTAGTCTTAGCTACACCAGAATCCATGGCTGCTTTGGCCACGGCAGAGGAGATATTGGCGATCAGTCTTGGATCTAGTGGTTTGGGAATGAGGTAATCTTTGCCAAACTTAATATTCTTTTCGCCATAAGCTTTTGATACGATTTCTGGTACGGGCTGTTTGGTCATTTCAGCGAGTGCTCGTACGGCAGCTAGTTTCATTTCTTCGTTGATCGAAGTTGCTCGTACGTCTAGTGCCCCACGAAAAATGTATGGGAAACCCAGTACGTTGTTGACCTGGTTAGGATGGTCGGATCGGCCTGTGGCCATTACGATATCGTCGCGAGTAGCCATGGCCAAGTCGTAAGCGATCTCTGGGTCAGGGTTCGCCAGCGCAAAGACGATGGGGTCTTTGGCCATGGTCAGGAGTTCTTCAGGCGAAAGCACATTGCCCATAGATAAGCCTAAAAACATGTCGGCATCTTTTACCGCTTCTGTGAGCGTGTTTACATCTCGGTCTGTGGCATATTGGCCTTTCATGGCGTTTAGGTTTGGGCGGTCTTTTCTGATTACACCTTTGCTGTCTACCATCACAATGTTTGATTTGGTAGCTCCCATTTTCACATACAAATCTGTACAGGCAATAGCAGCACCCCCCGCACCATTCACTACAATTTTTATATCAGCCAATTTTTTATCCACTACCTCTAGGGCATTGAGAAGGGCTGCACTTGAGATGATTGCTGTGCCATGCTGGTCGTCGTGCATGACAGGGATGTTCATTTTTTCACGAAGTTCGGCTTCGATTTTAAAGCTCTCAGGTGCTTTGATGTCTTCAAGGTTGATCCCACCAAAAGTAGGCTCTAGCGATTTTACTATCTTGATGAATTCGTCGGGGTCTTCTTCGTTGATTTCTATATCGAAGACATCGATGCCAGCAAACTTCTTAAAGAGAACACCTTTGCCTTCCATGACAGGCTTAGAGGCTTCTGGGCCAATATTTCCTAAACCCAAAACGGCTGTGCCGTTTGAGATTACGCCTACTAGATTTCCTTTGGCGGTGTATTTATAAACCTTTTCTACGTCATCGGCGATCTCTAAACAGGGCACTGCTACGCCTGGAGAATAGGCCAGCGCTAAATCATGCTGTGTAGCAAGTGGTTTTGTCGGTGTGACTTCAATTTTTCCTGGGGTAGGTTCAGAGTGAAAATCGAGCGCGTCTTGTTTTCTTATTTTTAAACTCATAATGGAATTTGTGGATAAATAATGTTGCTGGTTATTAAGCACATAGACAATGTATAATGGGTATTAACCAAGCTTCAAAAATGCGCAAATTCTCTGAGAAAAGAGCTAAATATAGGGCAATATGTTAGGAAGGAAATAGTGTTTTGGGCTTTAGCTAATTGCCTCTACGGTCTATTTTTTCAGATCTTGGCTTGAGCGAAAGGTGTTTAAGATTACTTCGATCTCTTGCATAAATACACGCTTATCTTTAGACGGGGCATAGACATACCCTTCTAAGTAATAAAGTCTCTTTTGAGATTCATCTACGAAGGTATAGCTGAGAAATGGGCCGCCACCAGAGATATCGCTAAGTTTCCAGAGTCCACGGACTTCTTTGGCATATTTGCCATGAAAATTGACCTCACGGATATTGTTGTTTTCGTTTTGCAAGGTCATGTAGATGTCTGGTCTTTGGATGTCGCGCATGTAAGAAGAAGAGATTTCTTCTCGAAAGGCCAATACGTCGTCGAATGGATCATGTGAGGTGAATGGCCTGTAATAGACAAAGATGTTTTTTTCAAACTCTGGGTCTAGCAACCTCACCCATACAAAATCACGTTGGTTTTTAGCCAAATCATAGCCGTAAGGCACTTGGATTTCGAAATCATGTGTGTCTCGGATGGTTTTTTCAATTTGCTTTTCTCTGATTTTGAAAAGTGGTTTGCTGATTCTCTGATTTTCAATATTGGAAAAGTAGTTTCTAAGGAGGTCTTTGTCTCTTTTGAGGTGGGCAATGAGTTGTGCTTCGTTTTGCCCGAATAGGTGTAGAATTTCTTGTCCTCTGGCAAATTGATCTTTTTGTGGGAGGCGATAGATGGCGGTATCTTTCAGGATTTTTTCGAGCGACGAAGAGGTAAAGTAGTTTTGCATGGCTCTACTTTGTGCATTTTGGTTGTCAAGTGTACTTACAAATATCATTGACTTACCCGTTTTGAGAATGTTGTTCATTTTCAGTGGGTTGATATTTCTCAATTTGAAATAAGGCTCGTCTTGTGGCAGTCCAGGCACATAATCCGAAAAAATATCTCGAAGAGCATCACCAAGCGGACCGTTCCATTGGCTGGTGTCCATCACGGCCAAAATGGCATTGGATTCGCCTCGCGCTACAGGTAGGTGCGATTTGCTACTCAGTTTGTCTGAGGGTTTGTTGTCTGAGCCACAGCTCGCGGTAAATAGAACGAGGGCAAGTAGAAGTAAATGGTTGACGTGAGATAATTTCATTGATGGAATTTTTTAGGTGCACATCCAGACCCAAGTTACATACTTATCAATAGTTTTTGTCCAGGTTTGATGCTTGTGGATGTAAGGTTATTTAGTTTTTTAATTTTTTCTATGCTCAGGTCTTGATACATTTTAGAAATACTCCAAAGTGATTCCCCCGATTTCACCAAATGGTAGGTGCCTCCAGCTACTTCTGAAACGGGTTTTGGAACATTTTTCACTACATAAGTTTCTTTGGTCTGCGAAGAATAGTGTGGTAGGGTCCAGATATTCAATCGCTGGCCTACGCGAATCATATTTCCGCTGATGTTGTTCCAATTTCTAAGGTCAGATACTCGCACATGGTAGCGTTGTGCAATGGTGCCTAGCACGTCTCCACTTCGAACCCTGTAGATTTCTTTGGTTCGACCATAGGTACTACCAGGCGAATTTCTAGCCAAATAGTCTAATTCTGCACGGCCTACTTTGCTGGCAGAGTCTAAGATAACTGTTCTGTTGATTCTGATTTCTTCGGCTAGGTCTTCGGGTACTCTCAGTGGAAAGTTGAATGTGCCATCTGGTGTAGCTCCTCGGATCATGTGTGGGTTGAGGAGGATTAGGTCGTCTACACAGAGATTGATTTGGTTGGCAAAGGTTTCTAAATGCATGTATCCGCTCACGTGTACGGTGTCATGATCCATGAGGTGGTTCATTTCGATTTCTTCCAAGTTGAAATTGTGTTCGTCCAGATAGTTGAGCGTATAGATCATGGCTACGAATTGCGGTACATAGGAGCGAGTTTCTCTTGGTAGATAGTTGTAAATATCCCAAAAGGTTTTTTGATATCCAGATCTGCGAATGGCCTTGCGCACGTTTCCGGGTCCGGTGTTGTAGGCTGCCAGTGCCAGTTCCCAATCACCAAACATGTTGTATAATGCTTTCAGGTATCTGCAAGCAGCTTCGGTCGCTTCGAATGGATCCATGCGCTCGTCGATGTACCATGATTGGGCGAGTCCGTAGGATTTGCCTGTGGCAGGCATAAACTGCCATAGACCAGCAGCACCTACTCTCGACATGGCATTTGGACGTAAGCCCGACTCAACGATAGACAAGTATTTCAATTCGTCTGGCATGCCTCTTTTGGCCAATTCTGCTTCGAAAATTGGAAAAAAGACGTTTTTATTGGCTAAGACAGATTTGGTGTATTCACGGTCTCGAATGGTAAAATAATCTATGAAAGCCTTGATTCGCTCATTGTATTCTAGGGGAATGCTTCCCTCTATACAGCTCAGGCGATCTTCCATCAGCTCGTATGATACTTCTGGAAATTGATCCAGAGTAGCGTCTTTTTGTGCGAGGATAGGAAAGGACACAATGAGCCCGAGGAATAAGAGAAAATGTTTGATCATAATTTATTTTGCCAGTACGTGATCGACCAAGTACTTCGAAAAAGATAACAGTTTTTCTTCTTCAAAAGTATTTGCAATCACTTGAATTCCAATCGGCATTCCGTTTTTATCCTTTCCGTTGGGCAAGGAGATAGCAGGAAGCCCAGCTAATGAAGCTTGTACGGTAAATATATCTTCGAGATACATTTCCAATGGGTCGCGGTTATGGCTATTGAGTTCAAAAGCAGTGGTAGGAGCGGTTGGCAAAATGATAAAATCGTGAGTTTCAAATATCTTTTTTGTTTCGTCACGAATTAATCTTCGAACTTTTTGAGCCTTGGTAAAATAGGCATCGTAAAAGCCCTCACTGAGCACATAGGTGCCAAGCAAAATTCTTTTTTTCACTTCATCGCCAAACCCTTCTGAGCGAGATTTTTTATACATCGACTCTAGGTCATGTGCTTTGTCGCTACGGTAGCCATATCGTACGCCATCGTATCTCGATAGGTTGGTGCTGGCCTCGGCAGTGGTGAGTATATAGTAGGTAGGGAGTACATAGTCTAGGTATTGAAAACCCAGATGATCGATACCGTGTCCT contains the following coding sequences:
- a CDS encoding lytic transglycosylase domain-containing protein, with the translated sequence MIKHFLLFLGLIVSFPILAQKDATLDQFPEVSYELMEDRLSCIEGSIPLEYNERIKAFIDYFTIRDREYTKSVLANKNVFFPIFEAELAKRGMPDELKYLSIVESGLRPNAMSRVGAAGLWQFMPATGKSYGLAQSWYIDERMDPFEATEAACRYLKALYNMFGDWELALAAYNTGPGNVRKAIRRSGYQKTFWDIYNYLPRETRSYVPQFVAMIYTLNYLDEHNFNLEEIEMNHLMDHDTVHVSGYMHLETFANQINLCVDDLILLNPHMIRGATPDGTFNFPLRVPEDLAEEIRINRTVILDSASKVGRAELDYLARNSPGSTYGRTKEIYRVRSGDVLGTIAQRYHVRVSDLRNWNNISGNMIRVGQRLNIWTLPHYSSQTKETYVVKNVPKPVSEVAGGTYHLVKSGESLWSISKMYQDLSIEKIKKLNNLTSTSIKPGQKLLISM
- a CDS encoding DUF4837 family protein, coding for MKLSHVNHLLLLALVLFTASCGSDNKPSDKLSSKSHLPVARGESNAILAVMDTSQWNGPLGDALRDIFSDYVPGLPQDEPYFKLRNINPLKMNNILKTGKSMIFVSTLDNQNAQSRAMQNYFTSSSLEKILKDTAIYRLPQKDQFARGQEILHLFGQNEAQLIAHLKRDKDLLRNYFSNIENQRISKPLFKIREKQIEKTIRDTHDFEIQVPYGYDLAKNQRDFVWVRLLDPEFEKNIFVYYRPFTSHDPFDDVLAFREEISSSYMRDIQRPDIYMTLQNENNNIREVNFHGKYAKEVRGLWKLSDISGGGPFLSYTFVDESQKRLYYLEGYVYAPSKDKRVFMQEIEVILNTFRSSQDLKK
- a CDS encoding NADP-dependent malic enzyme, translating into MSLKIRKQDALDFHSEPTPGKIEVTPTKPLATQHDLALAYSPGVAVPCLEIADDVEKVYKYTAKGNLVGVISNGTAVLGLGNIGPEASKPVMEGKGVLFKKFAGIDVFDIEINEEDPDEFIKIVKSLEPTFGGINLEDIKAPESFKIEAELREKMNIPVMHDDQHGTAIISSAALLNALEVVDKKLADIKIVVNGAGGAAIACTDLYVKMGATKSNIVMVDSKGVIRKDRPNLNAMKGQYATDRDVNTLTEAVKDADMFLGLSMGNVLSPEELLTMAKDPIVFALANPDPEIAYDLAMATRDDIVMATGRSDHPNQVNNVLGFPYIFRGALDVRATSINEEMKLAAVRALAEMTKQPVPEIVSKAYGEKNIKFGKDYLIPKPLDPRLIANISSAVAKAAMDSGVAKTSIDDWDEYKMELEERVGAEKRIISRIISAAKKNPKRVVFAEAAEEKILKAAQLFSDDKVGIPILLGNEKKINRLKEELDLDFNCEIIDPFKQNEKLETYATHFFEKRKRKGMTLQDGRHQMLDSNYYGAMMVEMGEADALISGLNTDYPRTIRPALQIIGVEDGLTRVAGMYIIRNKKGTFFLADTTVNVNPDVDALVNIIELTHRAVKFFGFDPKMAMLSYSNFGSAKGDVPTKTAQAVQIAKEKWPEMIIDGDIQANLAMNKKMLQETYPFSDLAGHQVNTLIFPNLSSGNIAYKLLMEIGASEAIGPILMGMKKPVHVLQAGSSVREIYNMAAIAVVDAQATENKKNK
- the ruvA gene encoding Holliday junction branch migration protein RuvA — translated: MIAYLEGKLVEKDPTYVLVDVGGIGYHVKITLNTYSQVKALNQCKIHTHLHVKEDAHTLYGFFEASERKRFLQLISISGVGPSTGLMILSSLSPEEIHSAIVNSDVKTISGVKGIGQKTAQRIILELKDKMSKEELEGHQPMISLSMGNTLKSEALSALTTLGINKAAAEKTIDKIMKETAEQVSLEELIKLALKRA